The Ictalurus furcatus strain D&B chromosome 12, Billie_1.0, whole genome shotgun sequence nucleotide sequence AAGATGCAGTACACCTCGTGCACAGAGGATCGGATCCAGCACGCATTGGATCGCTGCCTCGATGGCCTCCGATCATCCGAATTCCTCTCTCAGTCATGGAACAGTGAGAAACCATcttactctctgtctgtccttctgtaTGTCTATCTGTCGGTCTCTGTTTCTCAGAGATGAGACAGCCTTTAATTTGCAGTGTGACCAATGGCTGTCTGTCAAACAGGGGCGAGGCTTGTTTTCCTCATTAGTTTTATGCTGGCGCTTTGAGGCTAATGTTGCTAATAAATAAGGGAAGTGTAAAGCCTCCAGTACAAAACTACAGAAAACtagtagacacacacacccatacacacacacacacacacacacacatatagacatagacacacacacgtgtctcAGTTGACTAACTGAAAACAGTTTGTGTAAAAGTGACGTGTCACTGCTGCTGATAAACATGCACATCTCAACTCATttctgccttgtgtgtgtgtgcgcgagtgtgtaCATGTTGATAGAATTCTAAGAAAACGTGCTAGAGGAAGTTTCTAATCTGACATGTTGGTTCAGGGAGGAAGTTGAGGCTCAGCTCCTCAGCGGGTGAGAGGTTATCAagtacacagacaaacacacaaaaaaaaacaatcttgtTTACACTTTTGAACTAATACACTTTGGACACGAGTGTTAATGGTGCAGTTTTAGAAAGCACACTTAGTATTTAAGCGTACTAGTTAGATTTCAAGTGTGCTAGTTGGGGTTGGATCTAATTAGACCTGTGTAGCACCAACACCGATGTGTACTGATCAGATTAAAATTGTGTACTGCTGTTTTAGGTGTATTAGTTGGATATTACAAGTGCTAGTTCAGGTTGAAGTGTATACTTGTcatatttaaagtttactagGTGGAGTTGAAGTATACTGGTGCAGTTGTATGCTAATTGTACTGGAAGTGTACGAGTTAAATTGGAAGTGTATACTAGTTGAATTTAAAGTGTACTAGTTGTACTACTAGGTGGATCAGAAGTGTACTAGTTGTATTGAAACTACTAAGTGGATCAGAAGTGTACTAGTTGAGTAAGAAATGTATACTAATTCATTTGAAAGTGTACTAGTTGCTTCGAAAGTGTGTACTAGTTGTGTTAGAAGTGTATACTAGTTAAATTAAAAGTATACTCACTGGAATTAAACTATACTAGTTGGTTTGGTAGTGTATACTAGTTAAATTGGAAGTGTATACTATTTAAATTGGaagtatgtaagtgtgtgtaagtgtactAGTTGGTTTGGAAGTGTACTAGCTGAGTCAAAAGTGTATACTAGTTAGATAGGTAGTATATACTAGTTAAATTAAAAGCATACTTGTTGGATTTAAACTATACTAGTTGGTTTGGTAGTGTATACTAGTTAAATTGGAAATGTACTAGTTGCATTGAAACTATATTAGTTTGGATAAGAAGTTGGAATAAGAAGTTACTCATTGGAATTAAACTATACTAGTTGGTTTGGTAGTGTATACTAGTTAAATTGGAAGTGTATACTAGTTGGTTTGGAAGTGTACTAGTTGTGTTAGAAGTGTATACTAGTTAAATTGGAAGTGTATACTATTTAAATTGGaagtatgtaagtgtgtgtaaatgaactaGTTGGTTTGGAAGTGTACTACCTGAGTCAAAAGTGTATACTAGTTAAATTGGAAGTGTATACTAGTTAGATAAGAATTGTATACAAGTTAAATTGGAAGTGTATTCTAGTTAGATAGATTGTGTATACTAGTTAAATTGGAAGTGTATACTAGTTGGTTTGGAAGTGTactagttgtattagtagtgtgtACTAGTTTAATTGGAAGTGTATACTAGTCAGATCTGAAGTATGTATTAGGTAGAAATGGTCTAAAACTAAAATTCACCCTTTAAGCTAGTACCTTTACACAGTATTACAGTAATCACTCTGTGAAGATGTTGGCGAGTTCAGCAGTAGAGGTTGGCTCTTTTTCAGGTTCTGCTCTTTAATTAGtgtaacacacagacatgtatAACACtaatagagtgtgtgtgtgtgtgtgtgtgtgtgtgtgtgtgtgtgtgtgtgtgtgtgtagccggATGGTGTATGAACCGCTGGAGTTTGGAGGAACTCCTGAAGAGAGATCCGGAGAACTTCCTCATCCTCCTGCAGCAGATTGTCAAGAGAGCAAGACAGGTaacacacgcatgcatgcacacacacacacatacacacacacacacacatgcacacagtatTACACAGTGTTAATAATTGCCACCCCTGTACCCCAGTTCTAACACAAATTTTCTAACACAGGTGCAGGAGGAGTGTGAGTATGAGTTGGTGGCTCCTCTCACCATCATGTTTGAGTCCACACTTCTACAGGtaagtttctctctcactcacacacacccacacacacacaatgatgagAGTAATTTATTCTAACCCTCCTTGATTTTGTCCTGTCCACTAATATTAATTTACTCATCTTATGCTCCGCCCCCTGTCCACACATGACTCACATTCTGCACATTTTTTGTCCAATAATAATTTGATTATGCTCCGCCCCCCAGACTCCGTACTGTCCAATGGAGTGTAATCTCCTGGTAGAAGCGCGTGAAGTGTTCCATGGTTTCCTCACGTGGCCCGAACCATACAGCAGTGTGTGTCGCAGTGTTCTAACAACTATACAGCAGGAACTGAGGGcaccaggtaacacacacactcacatgcacacttgtacagtataatgacatatatttattacagttacactgCCACCCAGTGGTGTTAGTAGTAACTGCAGCCACACTTTCACCACCAGTCGTTAGAAATCTGTTTGTagttcaaatatttttattctgtaGGCGTTaatgtcactctgtgtgtgtgtgtgtgtgcgtgtgtgtatgtatatgtgtatatatatattacatactgtacagaCTCACACACTGCTCAAAGCGGAGTTTAAAATGTCTCGCTCATTCAGATAGTCGAGTCAGCATCGAGTCAGTTAAATAAAGAATGGCTAACGGTGAGGTCATGTGATCCGGTCCCCCGTCACTCAGGATGTGTGTTAGCTcatagtgttaaaaaaaaaaaccagaacatTGTGAAATGGACACAGCTGAAAGATGACCtggtgttttttgtgtgtgtgtgtgtgcgtgtgtgtgatagGAATTTCGTACCACAGGTTGGTGAAAGAGGAACAGGGCATCACTGCTGAGCATCAAAGTGGCAAAACCATGTGAGTGTTATTCAGGAAGCTCTTCCTTCCTCTGTCTGCTGTTTTACCGTACGCCTGCAAACCTTCTGTCCTTTATACACATCATCAAAAAAAGGGTTCACAttcttataaacacacacacatccttaaATGAGAACATTTTAATGTGGTTGGATTCACTATTCACTATTTCCATTTTGAAACACCTCTGTATTTAGTCTTGTATTCCTTCAtaacttctgtgtgtgtgtgtgtgtgtgtgtgtgtgtgtgtgtgtgtgtgtgtgtgcgcagtacGGTGTTGTTGCTGAACCCGGCTGATGTCCCCCAGACGTTTCTGTCTGTCGTTCAGCAGCTCAGCGCCATTGATGTGTCGCAAAGAGAGATCAGCATGACTCTGATTAAACACGCCTTTCAGTGCAGCCTGGGCACAagatatgacacacacactgtacagtgtgcactgcaggtacacacactctctctctctctctctctctctctctctctctcacacactcacacactcacacacacacattcacattgtTTGTATTAATGATGTATTGTGGGTTTTAacagattctgtgtgtgtgtgtgtgtgtgtgtgtgtgtgtgtgtgtgtccagtctCTCAGTAATGATGTACTGTCTGACACACTGTTGTGTGTATCAGCGGTCTTGGAGACAGCGGCAGCCATGACGGACACCAGCGCCGCTCGAGCACACGTACTGAAAGGTCTAGAGGAAGTGCGGGAAAAACTCAGTATCCCAGCATGCAACTGTGCCACATCAGATGGTAAAGAGCCTTATACGTGATTAGAGCTATAAACACCAtctctgttttttctctctctcggttaaagttaataaaataaacaatctcagcttgttacacatgttaccgagaaaccgcaaagaagcgtaaactcctctgttctAAAGAAGTGGGAAAATTTAGTTACAGTTTTATCTCTGTCACTGGAgaatccttccataaatgctacataaacatctccttacaggtCAACACTGTAcacatccctgtgaatgagctgttgctatagaaatgataacgagCATTAATGTAatcctgcactactgtcagagctgctgttctagagaattaatcaacaccttctgaccaatcacaatccagaatttaacagatgtgtgtgtgtgtgtgtgtgtgtgtgtgtgtgtgtgtgtgtgtgtgtacagggatGCTGCAGATTCTGAAGTTACCTACAGCTAAGTGCTACAGGATCGACTGGGACACTGATAATTTTGGTGAGtgaatcttctttttttttttactcggttagtgttttatttgtgaaaGGATGTGGTTCTGCGTTTTGATGTTGGAACTCTGGAGTGCCGTGTGATCCCCGtgttaatgtttgtgtttcttgaCAGACGTCCTGAGTGAGTTTTTGGAGACCGAGCCTGAACTCTCCTCGCTCTTCTCTGAAGGACACGCAGAGGAGGATGAGGTTGACGAAGAGGACGAAGAAGACGAGGAAGAAGACgaggaggtggagatggagcgGTTTGAGATGGAGGGCTGCCTGGACCCACGGGCGTCCATGTTCTCCACTACGTCTTCTCTGTCCACTGCATCTAAGGACTCCATGTTGTCCACGTCATCCGACTTCTCTCCGGTCTCCACCCTGTCATCGTCTTCTCAGGCTTCGGGCACAGACAGTGACTTCTGCGAGGACATTGAGGAGGAACCGCACGTGCTAATGCCGATAGGCAAAAGTAAAAGTAGCTCCGGACTTTCCAAGCGTCTCTCACGGCTGTTTAAACCGCGTGGACATCCTCTCTGCCGTGCTAAGAGTCTGGGGAACACAGACAGTAAAGAAAAGAAGGACTTTCTGCCGGCTGCTCGCTCCAAACGCTCCAACTCGATGCCACAGCAGGTGCTGGCACTCACCGTGGAGCCGGCGCAGAGCGAGAGCGTGGCCGTGAAACCGGTGTGCTACAGGAAGCGTCCCATCCTCAGCAGCGATGAAGATGAGGCCACGGGCATGGTGCTGATCAGGGTGATGGTGTTCGGGGCCGATTATGTGGCGGGGAAATTGGCGCGGGCATATAACGGCCTGAGGAATAAAGAAAAACTTTCACCACGACTCACTAAACACTGCAGGATGAAGTTCTTCTTTATTCCTGTGAAGAGAGATCCGATAGCAAACGGGGGAGGGAGTCAGATCAGCGCAAGTCCACTCAAAATTGCACAGGTGAGATCAGACCTGgagactgtctgtctctctctgattgtCTGTGTTGTTCTaggcc carries:
- the pik3r5 gene encoding phosphoinositide 3-kinase regulatory subunit 5 isoform X4, whose translation is MQYTSCTEDRIQHALDRCLDGLRSSEFLSQSWNTGWCMNRWSLEELLKRDPENFLILLQQIVKRARQVQEECEYELVAPLTIMFESTLLQTPYCPMECNLLVEAREVFHGFLTWPEPYSSVCRSVLTTIQQELRAPGISYHRLVKEEQGITAEHQSGKTITVLLLNPADVPQTFLSVVQQLSAIDVSQREISMTLIKHAFQCSLGTRYDTHTVQCALQSLSNDVLSDTLLCVSAVLETAAAMTDTSAARAHVLKGLEEVREKLSIPACNCATSDGMLQILKLPTAKCYRIDWDTDNFDVLSEFLETEPELSSLFSEGHAEEDEVDEEDEEDEEEDEEVEMERFEMEGCLDPRASMFSTTSSLSTASKDSMLSTSSDFSPVSTLSSSSQASGTDSDFCEDIEEEPHVLMPIGKSKSSSGLSKRLSRLFKPRGHPLCRAKSLGNTDSKEKKDFLPAARSKRSNSMPQQVLALTVEPAQSESVAVKPVCYRKRPILSSDEDEATGMVLIRVMVFGADYVAGKLARAYNGLRNKEKLSPRLTKHCRMKFFFIPVKRDPIANGGGSQISASPLKIAQEVNTDVHEYSTNNIAQLLGMLDPWYERNALCLLDLPLHVVCQTSKSDSESVDNSVEECLPIMADLLLYYCRNAARPALIQLYQAELTLAGGETRTEVFIHSLELGHTAATRAIKAMGAASKRFGIDGDREAVPLSLEVVYNQVVISGRSQQTRVEKVCTSINLTKVCRNQEELNPKMEFLQLTMTEVLKRQNSKSKRSYNQLSVTQVKVDRFRVCGSGNTTFAVCLDQDEKKILQSITRCEVSVCYKPGGCSDWLKVRALSSQTEQTFCSLLCLPISTFSGPQP
- the pik3r5 gene encoding phosphoinositide 3-kinase regulatory subunit 5 isoform X2: MQYTSCTEDRIQHALDRCLDGLRSSEFLSQSWNTGWCMNRWSLEELLKRDPENFLILLQQIVKRARQVQEECEYELVAPLTIMFESTLLQTPYCPMECNLLVEAREVFHGFLTWPEPYSSVCRSVLTTIQQELRAPGISYHRLVKEEQGITAEHQSGKTITVLLLNPADVPQTFLSVVQQLSAIDVSQREISMTLIKHAFQCSLGTRYDTHTVQCALQSLSNDVLSDTLLCVSAVLETAAAMTDTSAARAHVLKGLEEVREKLSIPACNCATSDGMLQILKLPTAKCYRIDWDTDNFDVLSEFLETEPELSSLFSEGHAEEDEVDEEDEEDEEEDEEVEMERFEMEGCLDPRASMFSTTSSLSTASKDSMLSTSSDFSPVSTLSSSSQASGTDSDFCEDIEEEPHVLMPIGKSKSSSGLSKRLSRLFKPRGHPLCRAKSLGNTDSKEKKDFLPAARSKRSNSMPQQVLALTVEPAQSESVAVKPVCYRKRPILSSDEDEATGMVLIRVMVFGADYVAGKLARAYNGLRNKEKLSPRLTKHCRMKFFFIPVKRDPIANGGGSQISASPLKIAQEVNTDVHEYSTNNIAQLLGMLDPWYERNALCLLDLPLHVVCQQTSKSDSESVDNSVEECLPIMADLLLYYCRNAARPALIQLYQAELTLAGGETRTEVFIHSLELGHTAATRAIKAMGAASKRFGIDGDREAVPLSLEVVYNQVVISGRSQQTRVEKVCTSINLTKVCRNQEELNPKMEFLQLTMTEVLKRQNSKSKRSYNQLSVTQVKVDRFRVCGSGNTTFAVCLDQDEKKILQSITRCEVSVCYKPGGCSDWLKVRALSSQTEQTFCSLLCLPISTFSGPQP
- the pik3r5 gene encoding phosphoinositide 3-kinase regulatory subunit 5 isoform X3, giving the protein MQYTSCTEDRIQHALDRCLDGLRSSEFLSQSWNTGWCMNRWSLEELLKRDPENFLILLQQIVKRARQVQEECEYELVAPLTIMFESTLLQTPYCPMECNLLVEAREVFHGFLTWPEPYSSVCRSVLTTIQQELRAPGISYHRLVKEEQGITAEHQSGKTITVLLLNPADVPQTFLSVVQQLSAIDVSQREISMTLIKHAFQCSLGTRYDTHTVQCALQSLSNDVLSDTLLCVSAVLETAAAMTDTSAARAHVLKGLEEVREKLSIPACNCATSDGMLQILKLPTAKCYRIDWDTDNFDVLSEFLETEPELSSLFSEGHAEEDEVDEEDEEDEEEDEEVEMERFEMEGCLDPRASMFSTTSSLSTASKDSMLSTSSDFSPVSTLSSSSQASGTDSDFCEDIEEEPHVLMPIGKSKSSSGLSKRLSRLFKPRGHPLCRAKSLGNTDSKEKKDFLPAARSKRSNSMPQQVLALTVEPAQSESVAVKPVCYRKRPILSSDEDEATGMVLIRVMVFGADYVAGKLARAYNGLRNKEKLSPRLTKHCRMKFFFIPVKRDPIANGGGSQISASPLKIAQEVNTDVHEYSTNNIAQLLGMLDPWYERNALCLLDLPLHVVCQTSKSDSESVDNSVEECLPIMADLLLYYCRNAARPALIQLYQAELTLAGGETRTEVFIHSLELGHTAATRAIKAMGAASKRFGIDGDREAVPLSLEVVYNQVVISGRSQQTRVEKVCTSINLTKVCRNQEELNPKMEFLQLTMTEVLKRQNSKSKRSYNQQLSVTQVKVDRFRVCGSGNTTFAVCLDQDEKKILQSITRCEVSVCYKPGGCSDWLKVRALSSQTEQTFCSLLCLPISTFSGPQP
- the pik3r5 gene encoding phosphoinositide 3-kinase regulatory subunit 5 isoform X1 encodes the protein MQYTSCTEDRIQHALDRCLDGLRSSEFLSQSWNTGWCMNRWSLEELLKRDPENFLILLQQIVKRARQVQEECEYELVAPLTIMFESTLLQTPYCPMECNLLVEAREVFHGFLTWPEPYSSVCRSVLTTIQQELRAPGISYHRLVKEEQGITAEHQSGKTITVLLLNPADVPQTFLSVVQQLSAIDVSQREISMTLIKHAFQCSLGTRYDTHTVQCALQSLSNDVLSDTLLCVSAVLETAAAMTDTSAARAHVLKGLEEVREKLSIPACNCATSDGMLQILKLPTAKCYRIDWDTDNFDVLSEFLETEPELSSLFSEGHAEEDEVDEEDEEDEEEDEEVEMERFEMEGCLDPRASMFSTTSSLSTASKDSMLSTSSDFSPVSTLSSSSQASGTDSDFCEDIEEEPHVLMPIGKSKSSSGLSKRLSRLFKPRGHPLCRAKSLGNTDSKEKKDFLPAARSKRSNSMPQQVLALTVEPAQSESVAVKPVCYRKRPILSSDEDEATGMVLIRVMVFGADYVAGKLARAYNGLRNKEKLSPRLTKHCRMKFFFIPVKRDPIANGGGSQISASPLKIAQEVNTDVHEYSTNNIAQLLGMLDPWYERNALCLLDLPLHVVCQQTSKSDSESVDNSVEECLPIMADLLLYYCRNAARPALIQLYQAELTLAGGETRTEVFIHSLELGHTAATRAIKAMGAASKRFGIDGDREAVPLSLEVVYNQVVISGRSQQTRVEKVCTSINLTKVCRNQEELNPKMEFLQLTMTEVLKRQNSKSKRSYNQQLSVTQVKVDRFRVCGSGNTTFAVCLDQDEKKILQSITRCEVSVCYKPGGCSDWLKVRALSSQTEQTFCSLLCLPISTFSGPQP